The following coding sequences lie in one Chionomys nivalis chromosome 8, mChiNiv1.1, whole genome shotgun sequence genomic window:
- the LOC130879794 gene encoding 60S ribosomal protein L31-like yields the protein MAPAKKGGEKKKGRSAINEVVTREYTINIHKHIHGVGFKKHAPRALKEIRKFAMKEMGTPDVWIDTRLNKAAWAKGIRNVPYRIRVCLSRKRNEDEDSPNKLYTLVTYVPVTTFKNLQTVNVDEN from the coding sequence ATGGCTCCCGCAAAGAAGGGTGGCGAGAAGAAGAAGGGCCGTTCTGCCATCAACGAGGTGGTGACCCGAGAATACACCATCAACATTCACAAGCACATCCATGGCGTGGGCTTCAAGAAGCATGCTCCTAGGGCACTCAAAGAAATCCGGAAATTTGCCATGAAGGAGATGGGGACTccagatgtgtggattgataccaGGCTCAATAAAGCTGCCTGGGCCAAAGGAATAAGGAATGTTCCATATCGTATCCGGGTATGCTTGTCCAGAAAACGTAATGAGGATGAGGACTCACCAAACAAACTCTACACATTGGTAACTTACGTGCCTGTTACCACATTCAAAAATCTACAGACAGTCAATGTGGATGAGAACTAA